The Nitrosomonas sp. sh817 genome includes a window with the following:
- a CDS encoding glycosyltransferase family 2 protein, protein MEIKTHRWQPVSIVTVNYNGGSLLNQCVHAALEQAREVIIVDNASSDSSLTELEQRFSSNERFQTIRLPHNRGFAAGCNTGLSASTQPYILFLNPDCILQENSLQRMVQVLESDPRIGMVGGYLVNPDGSEQGGGRRAIPTPWRAFVRAFGLYRLAKYWPKVFFDFHLDQQPLPQEPVEVEAISGALMLVRRQAIDDAGSWDEQYFLHCEDLDWCMRFQQKNWKIVFVPDAPVIHYQGTCSRARPFFVAWHKHKGMLRFYRKFFRQEYPRVLMGLITCAVWLRFSATVIYYVLRNGYRKLVPGHD, encoded by the coding sequence ATGGAAATTAAAACACATCGCTGGCAGCCAGTATCCATCGTCACTGTCAACTACAACGGCGGCTCGCTGCTGAATCAATGCGTGCATGCTGCGCTTGAGCAAGCACGGGAAGTGATTATTGTCGACAATGCCTCGTCTGATTCCAGTTTGACAGAACTCGAACAGCGCTTTTCCTCCAACGAGCGCTTCCAAACCATTCGCTTGCCCCATAATCGCGGTTTCGCTGCCGGTTGTAATACCGGCCTTAGCGCATCAACGCAACCTTATATTCTTTTTCTGAACCCGGATTGCATCCTGCAGGAAAATTCATTACAGCGCATGGTACAAGTACTAGAATCAGACCCGCGGATCGGCATGGTTGGCGGTTATCTTGTTAACCCCGACGGTTCCGAACAGGGCGGCGGGCGGCGGGCGATTCCTACGCCGTGGCGGGCTTTTGTACGCGCTTTCGGCTTATATCGCTTGGCAAAATACTGGCCAAAAGTGTTTTTTGATTTTCATCTGGATCAACAGCCTCTCCCCCAAGAACCTGTCGAAGTTGAGGCGATATCCGGCGCATTGATGCTGGTGCGGCGTCAAGCGATTGATGATGCAGGTTCCTGGGATGAGCAATATTTTCTGCATTGTGAAGATCTGGATTGGTGCATGCGATTCCAACAAAAAAACTGGAAAATTGTTTTTGTGCCGGATGCGCCGGTTATCCATTATCAAGGAACTTGCAGCCGCGCCCGGCCTTTCTTTGTCGCTTGGCACAAACACAAAGGCATGTTGCGTTTCTACCGCAAATTTTTCCGCCAGGAATACCCGAGGGTATTGATGGGATTGATTACTTGCGCTGTATGGCTGCGCTTCAGCGCCACCGTCATTTATTACGTCCTCAGAAACGGCTATCGCAAATTGGTACCCGGTCATGATTGA
- a CDS encoding NAD(P)-dependent oxidoreductase — protein MIEKQVGVLGATSLTGECILRQLVQQGWHVHAFSRQAIIDHHPKITWRRIHPTQPADFDSSDNPIPYWLCAAPIWVLPEYFDLLIAYGAQRVVVLSSTSRFTKEISSDPLEKKIVQRLIASEDKLQTWATAHRIDWIILRPTLIYGHGRDKNISEIAAFIRRFGFFPLFGAAQGLRQPIHVEDVALACCNALDTLNLANRSYNLTGGEVLSFREMVRRVFEAQNLPTRMFTVPMWLFKIALWGLKRLPRYRSWSPAMAERMNQDLKFDSSEAQRDLKLVPRPFKLTAMDLPYQSRQ, from the coding sequence ATGATTGAAAAACAAGTAGGCGTGCTGGGCGCGACAAGCTTGACCGGTGAGTGCATCCTGCGGCAATTGGTGCAACAGGGCTGGCATGTGCATGCATTTTCCCGGCAGGCAATTATTGACCACCACCCGAAAATAACCTGGAGGCGGATTCATCCAACCCAGCCGGCAGACTTTGACAGCAGTGACAATCCGATTCCTTACTGGTTATGCGCGGCTCCCATCTGGGTTTTACCCGAATACTTTGATTTGCTAATAGCCTACGGCGCGCAACGAGTTGTAGTATTATCTTCCACCAGTCGCTTTACCAAGGAAATTTCATCCGATCCTTTGGAAAAAAAAATTGTGCAGCGATTGATAGCAAGCGAAGACAAATTACAAACCTGGGCAACCGCGCATCGAATTGATTGGATTATCTTGCGGCCCACCTTGATTTACGGGCACGGTCGCGATAAGAATATCAGTGAAATAGCAGCGTTCATCCGCCGGTTTGGTTTTTTCCCTTTGTTTGGCGCCGCGCAAGGATTGCGGCAACCTATTCATGTCGAAGATGTTGCTTTGGCTTGTTGTAATGCACTTGATACTTTAAATTTGGCCAATCGTTCTTATAATCTTACCGGTGGAGAAGTCTTATCGTTTCGTGAAATGGTCCGGCGGGTATTCGAAGCACAAAATCTTCCCACAAGAATGTTCACGGTGCCCATGTGGCTATTTAAAATCGCACTCTGGGGATTAAAGCGGCTGCCTCGTTATCGCAGTTGGTCACCGGCAATGGCCGAAAGAATGAATCAGGATTTAAAATTCGATAGTTCGGAAGCGCAGCGGGATCTTAAACTGGTTCCCAGACCGTTTAAGCTTACGGCTATGGATTTACCTTATCAGTCCAGACAGTAG